In Pelagicoccus albus, the following are encoded in one genomic region:
- a CDS encoding LptF/LptG family permease: MFSVADRYVFIEWAKAFVLVLGSMFGLLILFEIQDSFTELVGYGASTGQIFYYYAILVPSFLTVTLPASVLVSILYSLGQLHRSNEFVALRAAGLSVFRVTRTIWLASLMISAGLWYLNSSLIPWSVEQSDTLIKNIRLSSEAKTKNTEEVGIIEALAFDNRTESRMWFINRYSEYKNEAYGITVYIMDDQRREVRRVMARYGWYNEEEQYWSLFDGRERIYDPDTGREQWPPFERLEAKNLTDDPTLMLLFGKRPKDLSFLQLKRITDNFTQEDNPSVLAYEARLHALMASAASCLIVAGIAIPFAVSGVRTNPAVGVTKSIGLFFAFYILTSILNALGREGALSPEVAAWTPMVLMIVLAYVLLRRVR, from the coding sequence ATGTTCAGCGTCGCCGACAGATATGTTTTCATCGAATGGGCCAAGGCCTTCGTACTCGTTTTGGGTTCGATGTTCGGGCTTTTGATACTGTTTGAGATTCAGGACAGTTTCACCGAGCTCGTGGGTTACGGAGCCTCGACGGGGCAGATTTTCTACTACTATGCGATCCTTGTCCCCAGCTTCCTGACTGTAACGTTGCCGGCTTCGGTGCTTGTATCCATTTTGTACTCTCTGGGGCAGTTGCATCGCTCCAACGAGTTCGTCGCGCTGCGGGCAGCGGGGCTGAGCGTATTCAGGGTTACCCGCACTATTTGGCTCGCTAGTCTGATGATTAGCGCAGGCCTTTGGTATCTCAATTCCAGCCTGATCCCTTGGTCGGTTGAGCAGTCGGATACATTGATAAAAAATATCCGACTCAGCAGTGAGGCTAAAACGAAAAACACGGAAGAAGTGGGAATCATTGAAGCTTTGGCCTTCGATAACCGGACAGAGAGCCGGATGTGGTTCATCAACCGCTACAGCGAATACAAGAACGAGGCTTACGGTATAACGGTCTACATCATGGACGACCAACGCCGCGAAGTCCGCAGGGTGATGGCGCGATACGGCTGGTATAATGAAGAAGAGCAGTATTGGTCCCTTTTCGACGGTCGCGAGCGTATCTACGATCCAGATACGGGTAGGGAACAGTGGCCGCCATTCGAGAGGTTGGAGGCAAAGAATCTGACCGATGACCCGACCTTGATGCTTCTCTTTGGCAAGCGCCCGAAGGACCTTTCATTTCTGCAGCTCAAACGTATCACCGACAACTTCACGCAAGAGGATAATCCCAGCGTCTTAGCTTATGAAGCGAGACTGCATGCTCTAATGGCGAGTGCCGCGAGTTGCCTCATTGTCGCGGGAATTGCGATTCCTTTTGCGGTTTCAGGCGTGCGCACTAACCCCGCGGTGGGCGTTACCAAATCGATTGGTCTCTTTTTCGCGTTCTACATCTTGACCAGCATCCTCAACGCTCTCGGACGAGAAGGTGCATTGTCTCCGGAGGTCGCCGCTTGGACCCCAATGGTATTGATGATCGTCCTCGCTTACGTTCTGCTCAGACGCGTGCGGTAG
- the asnS gene encoding asparagine--tRNA ligase has translation MKRLLIADLMRSQGELDSVLIQGWVRTRRDSKTFFFLEVNDGSCLKSMQVVVTEKAEGYGTSKSITTGASVSVKGRLVPSQGKGQMWEIQADSVELVGEADESFPLQKKRHSNEYLREIAHLRPRTNLFGAIFRIRSKLAYAIHSFFQEKQFFYVHTPIVTASDCEGAGELFRVSTLDPKNPPLDEEGNIDYKEDFFGRSTYLTVSGQLEGETYATALGNIYTFGPTFRAENSHTSRHASEFWMVEPEMAFCDLAADMDLAEEFVKSVISQVMESCSDDLALFFNFVDKELKERLEFVISRPFKRVSYTEAVDILLASGKDFDNKVEWGVNLQSEHERYLTEEHFKCPVTVYDYPKELKPFYMRANDDGKTVAAMDVLVPGIGEIVGGSQREERLELLKANMAAHGISEKDYWWYVDLRRYGTVPHAGFGLGFERLLMFITGVANIRDVIPYPRVPGHAEF, from the coding sequence ATGAAGCGACTTCTGATTGCGGATCTAATGAGAAGTCAGGGCGAGCTAGACTCGGTTCTGATACAAGGTTGGGTGAGGACCCGACGTGATTCAAAAACCTTCTTCTTCCTCGAAGTGAATGACGGTTCTTGCCTGAAATCCATGCAAGTCGTGGTTACGGAAAAGGCGGAAGGTTACGGCACTTCGAAGTCGATTACGACCGGAGCTTCCGTATCTGTCAAAGGACGGCTCGTTCCTTCCCAAGGCAAAGGGCAGATGTGGGAAATCCAAGCCGACTCTGTCGAATTGGTAGGCGAGGCGGACGAGAGTTTTCCGCTGCAAAAGAAACGCCACTCCAACGAATATTTACGGGAGATCGCTCATTTACGCCCTCGCACCAATTTGTTCGGCGCGATCTTTCGGATTCGCAGCAAGTTGGCTTACGCCATCCACAGCTTCTTTCAGGAGAAACAATTTTTCTACGTCCACACGCCAATCGTTACGGCGAGCGACTGCGAAGGAGCAGGGGAATTGTTTCGTGTCTCAACTTTGGACCCTAAAAATCCGCCCTTGGATGAGGAAGGCAACATCGACTACAAGGAGGATTTCTTTGGACGATCTACCTATTTGACCGTAAGCGGTCAGCTCGAAGGCGAAACATACGCTACCGCCTTGGGAAATATTTATACTTTTGGTCCCACCTTCCGTGCTGAAAATTCGCACACGTCTCGGCATGCTAGCGAGTTCTGGATGGTAGAGCCTGAGATGGCGTTCTGCGACTTGGCAGCCGATATGGATTTGGCGGAAGAATTCGTGAAATCAGTTATCAGCCAAGTGATGGAAAGTTGCTCCGACGATTTGGCTTTGTTTTTCAACTTCGTAGACAAGGAGCTCAAGGAACGCCTGGAGTTTGTGATTTCGCGTCCTTTCAAGCGCGTAAGCTACACCGAGGCAGTTGATATCCTGCTAGCGAGCGGCAAAGATTTCGACAACAAGGTGGAGTGGGGTGTCAATCTCCAGTCTGAGCACGAGCGCTATCTAACAGAGGAGCATTTCAAGTGCCCAGTCACGGTCTACGACTACCCTAAGGAGCTCAAGCCCTTCTACATGCGGGCCAACGACGATGGTAAGACGGTTGCCGCCATGGACGTATTGGTACCAGGTATCGGAGAAATAGTAGGCGGCAGCCAGAGAGAAGAACGCCTCGAGCTACTCAAGGCGAACATGGCCGCTCATGGAATTTCCGAGAAAGACTATTGGTGGTATGTCGACTTGCGTCGCTACGGAACAGTGCCGCACGCAGGCTTTGGCCTTGGGTTTGAGCGTTTGCTCATGTTCATCACCGGCGTCGCAAATATTCGGGACGTCATCCCATACCCTCGAGTGCCAGGACACGCGGAATTCTAG
- the asd gene encoding archaetidylserine decarboxylase (Phosphatidylserine decarboxylase is synthesized as a single chain precursor. Generation of the pyruvoyl active site from a Ser is coupled to cleavage of a Gly-Ser bond between the larger (beta) and smaller (alpha chains). It is an integral membrane protein.) has translation MSEIRFYNRYTGEEEVEVVYGEKFLRWTYETTMGKIGLWLLAKRAIFSHWYGWRMSKPDSAAKIRPFIEKYGLDEGEFLEGIEAYSSFNDFFYRKLQNSARPLVEGEGTIALPADARHLGVPNLGAVEGLFAKGQFFDIQALLGSVSLADNYRRGTAVISRLCPVDYHRFHSPVSGRIVEQRLINGPLYSVSPIALRKSMGYLWENKRVLTVIETSNLGHVCFLAIGATCVGSIFMTAGEGQEIRMGDELGYFAFGGSCVITLFERDRVRLTDDLLEFGPKQREVYARVGDILGYAL, from the coding sequence ATGTCCGAGATTCGATTCTACAATCGCTACACTGGCGAAGAGGAGGTTGAGGTGGTTTACGGAGAGAAGTTTCTTCGTTGGACCTACGAAACCACCATGGGCAAGATAGGGCTTTGGCTTTTGGCCAAGCGTGCTATCTTTTCGCATTGGTATGGCTGGCGTATGAGCAAGCCAGATTCAGCCGCGAAAATAAGGCCTTTTATCGAGAAATATGGCTTAGACGAAGGGGAGTTTTTAGAAGGGATTGAGGCGTATTCGAGTTTCAACGACTTCTTTTACCGAAAGCTCCAAAACTCAGCCAGACCCTTGGTTGAAGGAGAAGGGACCATAGCCTTGCCGGCGGACGCCCGCCACCTGGGGGTTCCCAACCTCGGGGCAGTCGAAGGTCTTTTTGCAAAAGGGCAGTTTTTCGATATCCAAGCCTTGCTGGGTAGCGTGTCTTTGGCTGACAACTACCGACGAGGAACGGCTGTTATTTCCAGGCTGTGTCCAGTCGACTATCACCGTTTCCATTCTCCGGTGAGCGGAAGAATCGTGGAGCAGCGCTTGATCAATGGCCCGCTCTACAGCGTTAGTCCGATCGCTCTTCGCAAGTCGATGGGTTACCTATGGGAAAACAAACGAGTTTTGACGGTGATTGAAACTTCGAATTTAGGGCATGTTTGTTTCCTTGCGATCGGTGCGACCTGTGTGGGGTCGATCTTCATGACTGCCGGAGAAGGGCAAGAGATCAGGATGGGGGATGAACTCGGCTATTTCGCTTTCGGCGGATCCTGTGTCATAACGCTATTTGAGAGGGATCGCGTGCGTTTGACGGATGATTTGCTCGAATTCGGTCCCAAGCAGCGCGAGGTTTACGCCAGAGTGGGAGACATCTTGGGTTACGCGTTGTGA